The stretch of DNA AACCCCCGCGTTTAAACGATCGGTGTTACCGCGCGACCCTGACGGCCGACGTATTAGGGCATAGTTGAACACCGGCTCTGGGGAAAAAAGCGTTGTCCGAGACCGCTTAGCGGAGCGCAAGGCACCGCGAGGAGCCGGATTCCGAAGTCCGCGACCTCGAGGGGGACCACTTCGCGCGACCAGTTCTCGCCGCGGTGGTCCACGAAGTCGTGGGGTCCCGCGATTCACTCGGGGTTCGCGagggaggaggaagaggacgCAGAAGGGCGAAGCATCGTGACGCGAGGCGTGGTTGCACGCGACCGGCGCGCGTATATAAACGTGTCCTGGCGACGTGTCGCGCCGAGGATATACCGGTGCCGTCGATACGATCGCCATGAAGAGCGCATCCGTAAGTGCTCGTTCGATTTCACGCGTGGGAGGAACTCCACGATCGGTTTTACTCCGTCCCGCGGGATTATCACCGCGAGAGATCGCGCCCGGGGTGGATCGGGAATTTATTCCCCTCTGGAACAATCGGTTCGGCTTTCCTACTTGAAGAACGCATTCGCTCGGACGGTGGACTTAGTTAACATTTTGCATTTTCCATTTAATGCATTTAGTGAATTTTATTGAAACTGTAattcgcaatttttaattccgtacCGTGCGGTTTTCTTTAATGCAACGGGGGGATTTCGTACACGACGCTCCCGTGAAAGTACATAAATCATTGATATATATCATGCGGTAACGTTACGCGATACCAATCTTAAACGCCTAATGCCTACCGCGTATCTCTGACAGATCTCGTAAACCGCGGTGTGAGTTAAGTAAATTATGAGCTGAGTTTATATTGCATTTTCAGTTGCTTCTCCTTTACTGTCTGGTCGCCGTCGGCTTTGCAAAGTCGCCGGTGTTTCTCAGCTATCAAGATAGCCTGGGCCAGTACAGTTTCGGGTACAGTGCGCCAGGATCAGCGAGGTCGGAGGTCAGGACGTCCAATGGCGCGACCAGAGGCACTTACAGCTACGTTGATGAAACCGGTGTTATCCAGACCGCGCAGTACGTTGCTGACGGTGAGAACGGCTTCCGGGTGATCGCGACAAATCTCCCGCAGGCGCCACTTCCGGTCCAGGACACGCCGGAGGTGATGGCCGCGCGCACGGCGCATCTTCAGGCCTTGGAGCTCGCGACCAAGAGGAACGAGGAGGCTCATCATCGCGAGCAAAATCGTGTGAAGATTCTGGGAAGTCGGGACGACTCGAAGATTTACAAGATACGAGGATGGTTGGGTGCCAAGGTCACGGAAATCCCATTCAGCGAGGGCCAGCAAAAAGCGGTGGTGAGCACGAAAAACGTCGCGCTGAAGGACAGCAACGAAATTCTGCAAGCGGTCGCTACGAAGAGCGGAGACGGTGGCAAGGCGAACGAGAAGAGCGCGCAAAAGGTATACGTCAGCTATCAAACGCTGAAGATAATGGACTCATGACGTGCAGAGTAAACTCGAATATTTTTCAGTCACTTTATAAAGTTTGCAAGTTTCTCAAATATCTGCGGAATATCTGAGAAGCGTTTTAAGGTACTTTTACACATATAAAAGTGGTCTCTACAACGGCAATTTTTAACGCGGTTCGCAGGAACTCGTTGGAAAAGTGTCGCAGGAAGCTGTTAGCGGCGGAAGTATCCCGGCGATTTCATTAATCTCCTCGCAACTACCTCAAGTGCTGAGGCAGCACGCGGTGCCGGTGTTTCGCATCTCCTACGGCAACTACGAGATCGAGCCTTCTGCCATACCGGAGTCATCGCTCGTCGAAGGTCATTATGATTTTAACTCACCTCACCGCTCACTCTCTCCTCTGTtctgataaatattaaaccgCCGTGggctatttttattaaatattttcttgtcaCGGCGCTCCGCAACAGTTCTCggcatatttttctttgcgcttaaattatttcgcgatttaAATGGAAATGTCAAACCACGAGAAGGTACTCCCGCTGCGCGATTCTGAAAATCATtcatttcttattaaaaagagcaaaaaaaataaaataaaataaaataaataacaagaCAAATAACGAGCTCGTTTTCTcacgtcgtttttttttctccctcgttcCTTCGAAGGCCGTCTCATTTCCGGGGCCGAGGACCGTTTGAGGTCACCCTTCTCACGTTGACGGTTCGCGACCGGTTCGCAAACTCGTTCGCCGATATCGGTTTTGCAACAAATCAGGCCGGGCAAATTACAGTAAATTATAAAGGGCCCTAGGAACGAGCTCGTGCGAGAATGTTAATGAAAATGATTGTCTCTCCGTTCTTCGCCGCAGGTGTAATCACGCCAGCGGCAACAGCCTTGAGGAGCGCAACGGGGATCTCGACCGAGGGGACAACGGCGCCGAAGAAGCAAGAGTCTTCCCAAGGAACGTCCGAAGTAATTCGCGCCGTCAATCCGCTGTCGGTTGCGTCGCTGAAAGTGATCCCGAGTACTTCTCAGTTGAGCAGATTCTCCATCGGATACACCGTGCCGCAGACTCTTCCCTACGTCGCCTACGACGTTCTGTAAATACGGCGGAGACGGTCCCCATCGGGAAGCGTAAAGAGTGAAAGCACGATCAGTCTGAAATAATCAAGCCGGACTGAGGTTCTCTTCCTTTGCGTTTgtcaagatatttttattcttctttacAAAATAATGCAGGATGTTGTCGGACAATACAACGGAGTAGTACACGTACATGATCGATACTAAGGATAAGGACAATCAAAATCAGCATCGTCGTCGCCATCACCGCCATCGTCACTCGTCGTGGGGACATTAGTTGTAGCGTGAGAAGTAATGCTGGGTAAATGGGAATATTAAATACTCCAAAAAAGgggagaattaaaaaaaaataaaataaaaagaaaaaatatttaaaaaataaaaataaaaataggtaAAAAAAGCAATCTAGCGGTTTCTTACAATGACGGATAAGACGGcctaattaagaattaatgtAAGGTCCGATAATAAAACCGCGAGACTACTGCGCAACAGCCGATACATCTACACAGCTACGTGACACTGTCAGTTGAAACAAAGCGTACCCTCGACATTCTAATCAGATTTGAGAGACGTCGGACAGAGGACGATTTGGACACGAGCGAAAAAACATTATTCTTAAAACCTCACTGGCACCTCGTCCCCGCGCACCTTAAatctttgattaaaattatcccGAAGAGAGCGGGGAAGTTGGCGATCTGGAAAGGCGGTCGTTCGAACGCGTCGCGACAATGCGCCAGGTGTGCTCGAAAATTGTCGGACAATTGCGCCGGACGGCCTTTTACGCCGGGAATGTTTACGCGAGTCTACTTTTTATTGGCCTGAGATTTATATCTAAATTCTGCGTCGCGAGAAATCGCTGCGGTCGcaagcgttttttttttttttctttctttcgatcGCGATTGCGCCTCTCCGCGGACGATTTAAGCTCGAGGTCTGGATCGTGCTTCGCAACAATTCAATTACCACGACAGAAACGAATCTCACTGCAGCAGGCTCGTCCGAAACTAATTGCAGCTCGATCGAGTGGCGGGTTTTTTCTGAAACCGCCGCTCGTACTCGCGCAAATCGATCTGAACAACGAAGGCAAGTCGCCGATAACAAGACCGCCACCACTGTTTAATCGCTCGATcattaatgataataacgacgcaataaaagtatatattaacACATTTTTTTGTGTGCGAAGGAAGAGTTATAACGACGTAATCGATATCTGTGCCTCTCCACGCCCCGCCGTTGCCCATTTTGTCTATACATAACATTCtcttttacatatatatttatatatatatatatatttatatatatataaatctaaattttataatatatgtatttataatgttcatatttatatataacacaCTTGTTCTAGACGTCAAACGCATTGAATCGAAGCTCGGATGATCGATACCCTCCGATCTTCGTCGCGTactctcctttcttttttttttctttttttattatttttcttttttattcaccGTCCATTTATCTGCGCTGTATTTccctattttttatttttttatattttttcttcgccGATATGCTGCCTCAATATGCTCGCTACGCCGCTACCAGCGACGGGTGATTGCAGCGCGTGGCTTACGGAACATTGTGTATACGGCTAATATCGCGCGAATGTCTccggatatttttttatttaaactcgAAGATACAATCTCGAAGTGTGCTCGTTTATATATCTGGCGGATTTGTACCTGTGGACGCTGCTTGCCGCGACACTTCCGTCAAATATCCGGCGACCTGCGGAGGCTGCGCGGGCTGATGAGAACTCGCGGTCGAAAGCTCCGTCCCCCGAGAAGTGCCCTGAAGAGTCGTGCTTTTGTCGACCTCCGCAGCCTCCCCCAATCCCTCGAGATCGCCCACAGCGCGACGATTTCAATGTTCAACGCGGGCAAAATTATACCGAGAAAACAGGACATAGAATTTATACAGGCATGAACTACTGTACACACGAACACTTCGCCGCGACAATTCGATTACGCGCACTGTGCGCAACAACAATCGGAATACTTCTtgcaaaagataaaatatttacttaacGTTACGTGAGCAATATATATGGAAAACGATAGTacaattttctcaaatttaaaCGATTCTCGCACCCGATCTTCGCCGTGTTCCCCCCCGAGTGTCTTTAATTCACGCCGATCGTTCGACCATTTACTGAAAACTTCTTGgtactttttttgatatctacCGAGATGAACGTTGTCCCCGAATCGTCCGGCCACCCCCGTCGTTTTGGCGGCGCAAAATTTAATCTCGTGAACGGACGATTTCGAAAAGGACGCAAGCTCCTCCGTCAATATCCGTCTGCCGGTCagaatcgaataataattcttcGCGATTGAGTTTTCTGGACATGGCTTTGGCATTtggggaaaagaaaatgtaaagaagacagcttttttttctgtgcgGCGCAGGTTTCATCCCTCGCCAAAGCGCAGCGCTTTGTCTCTTGTAAAAATGTGGCAATTTGATTGTTTGATCCAAGATACTTGGTCTCGAGGGTAGTCTCGCAACTTTTCGGATGGAAAATACGACGACACGGCCCGTCGAATATCCATaagtttcccttttttttttcctttatttaaatcgttatATTCTCTCTTTTGTGCTACGCCTCACGAAACTACTGCCGACTTATTTGGCGacacgataaaatttattacttaattaattctctATATATAGTTCGctataatattaatcttttttttttccttacgtAAATATGTATACGAGTATGATCTGTACaccgttttttttccttttgttgcatctgtatctttttttttgttgttgtcGCACGTGTGGGTGAGTATTCGGGTTTTCACATCGtgtgaaaaatgtaattagcTCGGATGATCTCGTCCTGACTTAATTGTAATCATGTGTCGACGATTCAATTGACTACAGTCGAAAGGTAGGCATGTTTTCCCTTCCCACGCACTTAATTACAAACAATTGACATCTTTTCTTCTAAAAAACAGACATCGAAAAgctctatttctctttctctctctctctcactctctttttCATACTGTCCTAAATGATAATCTCCTTAATTGTCGCGATCAAATTTTCGCTAAAATGTCTCATCGTTATGCACATAATATCTCGCTGATTATTAAGAGATGAATTATTAGGCAATGcgcaaaaaaatatgtactgCTTTCTCTTGTTAGCGTATTAGCTTAAAAAGATCGGTAGGctaagaaaaaattagaaatttgcACTAATAATTAGATGCTACAATCTCGTTATTGTTCTCGTTGCATTTAACTtttgagaaatattattagattGTTGCAAACAGAGcagtgtttcttttttttttaatactgtttCATGAGTACGTCTGCGATAAACTTCTAATAAATACTAAGAGTAATATACGgaagatataaaaagaaaataacaaagaCGTTGGGAAATATgagaaaaagttaataaaaacgcgacacaaattttaattaatcctataaatacaaatatatatcgcATGATCACATTgatagattattaattatttatagacgaaatttaatttaattttataaaataattaataactttccGAGTGGATTTTGATTCCAATCGTCAcataataattagctagccaattcgtggtttatcgcgtggctgtctagcaaaacgtAACGTTCAATGCGTCTAGATACTAAACAATCATTACTCTCTAATAACGAGCCAAAAACGGCCagatatttaaacatttataaagcTACAAACTACAGATTTCTCTCAAAAGAAATCATAATTTTCGTataaaggataaaaaaaaaattactgagTTTGATTTGTCATTATCGCTCGTTAtaagagtattttttttttaatctagcGAGTCCGTAACCTACATCTatactaaaaagaaaaaaaattctctcaaaCCTCTCatctttatcaaaattatttcgcgttcggaaataaatttgtcGATACCGATGCAATCGGACGAGATTGAAATCGAGACGCGTCGCTTCTCTGGAAAGAACGAGACCTCCGATTCTCctttgctaaataaaaaaaatagcagcTTACCTACATTTAACGCTACGTTAACATCTGACTAATCGTCAACGTCCACCCGTTGTTCCTCTTCTCTATTAATCTCGGGAACGCTGAGGAAATATTCAGGGACTTTATACACATATTacttttatctcgcgcgagcgcgcggtgtttttttttctttctttttttcctttttttaaataatttacctaAATTACGAGTGCCACAATCTATGTCTCGTCAGCGTGAATTTTAACAATTGCCGACCACGACGCTCGAAAGACGGCTTGGCCCTCTCGCGCGTTTACCGGTGATCAGGCCGAGCTTGTCTTCCACGGCGCGAACACTGCCCGCCTCATCAATTTTCCCCCTCGTAAAGCGCATAATCTGAATATCCATTTGTCTACCTAGCTACACGAAGCCTTCACGGTGGCTTCATCATCACGCATGTATCACACATACGACCATTTTGGCAGGCGATTAATCAACTATTAGACCGATCACTGTTTCGTGCCAACGAAATCGGCGAGCTTCATCACTTACAAACATCAGAGTGATCTAGGCGGATTTAACCCGGAGATGTTGCGCCGCGAAATTCTACACGTGGAatagagtatttttttttcattttctttttcttttttttttttttttcaggtgtATCTTGCTGCTCGTGAGGGTGTCGGTGGGTGTGTTTGCGAACATGTGTCTCGTGTAACACACAATGATGCACAGAGAACAGCATCATGCAGGAGAAAGATTTCGAAGATCGAAAACTGCAGCGACACGGGCCACATTGTCGTTCTTGATTCGACGTTGCTACGCGCTGAATCGTTTTCCATCTCGCGacaaatttaaagatattccTCGGAAACTGAGAATATCAaacgtgtaataaaatatcgaactAGTACGGAAAAGTTATACAATTCTATTTACTTTCGCATTAATTGCAAGACAGGCCGATTGCTGTCGCTTTATCTGTTATCGTGCGTAGCGATATTGTTATCGAGCCAATAACGACATGGTAATGTCTCTGAGAGTGTCCGTGCCAAAAAGATTAGAGTTTCCAGTAATAGTGGTAATAGAATTATATAGTAACAGTTATATAGAACAGTAGTAATAGTAGTAGTAATAGTAGGCCGTTCGAAGTAGATGGCGAAGGATAAAACGACGACAGGCAGTAGCATAGCGATAGTTCGACGATCAGTTCGAGCTGGAAGAAAAGTCATCGggtggaaagagaaaagagaagccGGATTAGAACTATGAATAATGAATAGAATTAAatgacgtataaaaataaaatccgagAAGATCTCCttgacaattaattacaatcgaAACTCCGATGTCCCGGAGAGAAACAGATCtcggttaaataaaaaaatcaaagagaaaaaaaagaaaaaaaaagaaaaataaaaataaaattgagagGGTTGTTAAACGGGATTAGTTTCGGAAGTTGAAGCTCTAATACTAGTACAGACATTATTGCTGCGGAATAAATACATCGTGATAGTATCACAGCAACGTGTGAGGCATCTCTTTTGTAACAAGTTAGGGCAGAGGGTGGAAAAAGTAAGAGGGGCGTTATTGGATCCGTGAGTCGTAGAAAAGGGACAGGGTAcagtacatatatatacattgaGATAAgagtgtgtatatatatatagcatgtatatatatagtatacaGACAGATGTAGAGCTACATAGATATACGGAACGCTAGAGGTACAAGTAGAATATGATATATGGAATACGAAATTATATAGAGTGCCACTAGACTTAGTTATGCAGCTTGTTGACAATACAAAACGTTAGTACGATAGTGGTCAAAGCTCGTCAGAGATAAACGCGACGTCCATTCGACAGCTCGTGCGCGGCCACCTCCCCGGTTACAACACCTTACGCAAAATATAGTCCTCCTCTCCCAACGAGATATATGCTATCTTGTTCGATAAAAATACAAGTATTTACATCAAGTATTTTCCAACAACGCGTTGAATAAACCCCTCGTAATGCCGAGCCAAGAATTTTAACACCCCGAGAGATCTCGCCTGACGATGATCCTCCCCCCATCGTTCAAGCTgttaatctaattttaataatcgtcgATTAAATGGATCTTAGCATGTCtcttagatttttattttttggtagAGAGCGATCCGCTCGAAATTCGTTTCGAAGACATAAATGGACGTCGGGGATGATCTCTGACATCGGAagtgtgtatgtgtatattCTATATACACCTGTTGGCAAAGATTCAGTGCCACCGGAGCAAAATAATCGCACGGCTTCCGATCGTGCTCGCAATCTCGACTCGGTGTCGATCGACGTCGCGGCGGAGACATTGCCaacgcatatatgtataaattactCTGTGGATCGCGACTCGATccattctctctcttctcctcctTAATACCATATTAAACGCCTCTTGCTTCCCTTCACTTTTCATCTcattctctcgctctttctctcgctctctctctttcctcccttttcgTCACTTCACTTCGCGCACTCTTTCTCGATTCTAAAAAGGTAATGACGTTGATCCCATAGAATACAGTGTTTTAAACATCTAGGCACAATTCCTAATGATTGTTTTGGGCGAGCTTGTGCGCAAGAAAGTCCTCCCTCACTCCCGTAACGGCGGAGCCTCGCCTCTCGATCTTCGAACGCGTTGACAGAAGCGCATAACTAAGAAAGGTAATTCTTGCTGCGTCCCTTAATTACCGAAACTATTAAAAGTGAGTCAACAGATTTAAATACGACTTCGATGCTTTCGATCTTTGTCGAGCGATCCAGGAAGACCAGTTTGACAGAACGTACGATTTTCTCCCTTTGATGTGAGATTGCAAACCCAGAGATCGAACAATCGTGGTTAATCAATAACGTAATTAGTTATACGCTTCtgataagattttttttttttttttttttttttataatgcaacTTTCAGACGCGCTGAAAGATACAAGATACCAAGCTCGGGTCACCCTTTCTTCCT from Cardiocondyla obscurior isolate alpha-2009 linkage group LG04, Cobs3.1, whole genome shotgun sequence encodes:
- the LOC139102197 gene encoding LOW QUALITY PROTEIN: uncharacterized protein (The sequence of the model RefSeq protein was modified relative to this genomic sequence to represent the inferred CDS: inserted 2 bases in 1 codon; deleted 1 base in 1 codon), which produces MPRSARHREEPDSEVRDLEGDHFARPVLAAVVHEVVGSRDSLGVREGGGRGRRRAKHRDARRGCTRPRAYINVSWRXVSRRGYTGAVDTIAMKSASLLLLYCLVAVGFAKSPVFLSYQDSLGQYSFGYSAPGSARSEVRTSNGATRGTYSYVDETGVIQTAQYVADGENGFRVIATNLPQAPLPVQDTPEVMAARTAHLQALELATKRNEEAHHREQNRVKILGSRDDSKIYKIRGWLGAKVTEIPFSEGQQKAVVSTKNVALKDSNEILQAVATKSGDGGKANEKSAQKELVGKVSQEAVSGGSIPAISLISSQLPQVLRQHAVPVFRISYGNYEIEPSAIPESSLVEGVITPAATALRSATGISTEGTTAPKKQESSQGTSEVIRAVNPLSVASLKVIPSTSQLSRFSIGYTVPQTLPYVAYDVL